ACTATCACCTGAAAATGCTCCAGATGAGGACCTTGCCATATGTTACACCAAAATAGTGTTGTACCAAATAAATTATCGTTAAAATCAAAACCGTACACTCCTCCGTATTTCCTCACGTGCCACCCCATATCGTTGTCTTTGGATTTGCAATGGACTTTCATTAGGGATCCATGGCGCACCTGGTTATAGATAAAGAACGACCCTCCTATCGCTTGTTCGGTGCACACACTTAAAAGGATAAGGATTACTACTGTAAGACGAAACAttgttatttattattgttgttgtttcttttagTAATGGATGTTCTGAAGTATTTATACACgttttgatcattgttttaAAAGGCTACGCGTAAAAATCTCTCTGTTTTAAGAAAGTTATCTTctgttttaattgtttttcgGTTATTGTAGCAAAGAAGAGAAGACAGCTATCAGCTTTTAAATGCTCGTCAAGGTAACGTACATGAATGTAACAGGCAACATATATCAGATAAACCTTTTATCTGTTGATATGTCGCATATAGGGAAAGTTAGCTAAATTTTGTATGACATGGCTCAGTTTTATTGGATGATCTTGGAGAATTAATTTTGCATACGTGGTGGCATATCTGAGAGGCTTACCCCTATATAGAAGATAGAGTTCAATAcactttttacaaaaaaaattttttatcaactaTCTAcataatcaaatcaaattttggTCGATAGAAAATTTATTCTAAAGAACAATTCTAACCGACTATTTAGTTTACGTGGAGGAAAACTATGCATTTAGTTCTAGGTTCCTTTGCTAGCGAGAAGACCATATGTAAAAGCAACATAAACCTAAAAAATCATAAGAAGACTACAAGTCTCTAGGGTATAACCTAGAAGACACAATAATAAAACACTAATGTGATATTGAGTTTAGATGTAAATACTGCAAATGTTGTTCATTTGACCAATTTAACATTTGCGTTTGAATGATTCTGGTTTAtgctatatagtttatttatttcagATGAACGAATCTCAAAACATATGAATATGATTTACTGaaagaaatatcaaaaaaaaaaaactgatcaaaatatttattaaaaaatagttgACAGGTGAATCAAACCTCTAAGAGTATATACATTATCAAGTTCTTACATATTCCGTCGAATGAATCATAATACCAATATCACATTAATACACAAATTAGTTGAGAAAgatacaaaacacacacacatagtATATACTAGTATATATGAACATAAAAAGAGATCATGATGAGACGTCCCTTATTATAAAGGTGTACCATACCAATGATACTTGAATTTCCAAGGCGTTGCACCATTGATAGATTCATAAATACCATCTCCCCTTATAGACCATCTTATCCAATTGTTTCTGTGTTTATACAGCTTACTTTCGTACGCGACGAAAGACGCATTGCGACTGAAATTAGGACCTGACCAGACGTTGCACCAATAAAGTGTTTTATCAAGTATATGATCTTTAAaatcaaaaccgtaaaatcctCCGTATTTCCTCACGTGCCATCCCCTATCGCTGTCTCCTGATTTGCAATGGACTTTCATCAGGACTCCGTGGCGCACCTGGTTATACAGAAAGAACGACCCTCCACTCGCTTGTTCTGTGTATACGCTTAAAAGGATCAGGATTATTGTTAgacgaaacatttttttttaaaaatttctttttgtaattggATGTTCTGATGTATTTATAAACGATTTGGTCATTGTTTGAAAGGCTGCCCGTAAAAATTTGACTTCTCGAATAGAAGTTGGTCCACCGTCGGTTTTTATATACTGATTgcattttaccattaaaaataaataaagaaaacaatagtcCTTGAAGATTTCAAGAGGAATATTCAGAGGTTTAGCGGTTCtgtcgcaaaaaaaaaaattatttagtgaGGTTACGGTCTTAATTCTTAAATAAATCAAATCCCAATGATGTTAACTAATCCGAATTTAAACTCGACGAAGTATATATAATTGATGTGGACAAAAGTATAAATTTGATTTGGTGAACTCCAAAATTGTATAACTCTAATAATGCAAATGTCAGAGACCAGCTACACTAGTTAAAAACAAGAACAGCAGAAAAAGTAAATCCAGATTAGGTTCCAGTATAAGAACACAGCACTCAAATTTCAATTTGCATACATTGCCGTTACAATGTCGCTTGTATAGTTGTATAGTAGCAAGATCACTCGTTAGCTCTCATTGAAGCAAAAACGCCCTACACATATTATAGAACATTGTGAATTTGCGATTGGATTATAGCACCTGTTTCAACAAAGAATGAAGGCTTTAGGCGATTTTCCATCAGAAGTCCCTTCGCATCTTATCCTTAAGTGAGACTTCTTTGTATGATTTGATTTTTCCTGCTGCTTGCCTTGAAGGTCTCCCAGCATATGTTTCTCTCATCTCCTCTGCTTCATCGCCTGTTGGTTTGTTCTTTGATTCTCTTTTAAGCTCTGTTGAAACTGAAGATGATACCTGACTAGACTCCTCGACAATACCATCGGGCAACGGAGGATCTGTGGATACTTTGATGTCTCTCTGAGATGTAACTTCTGTCGATTGTCTTCTTGAAGAGACTCTTCTGTCAAGTATACATTTAGTTACAACAGTCCTAACTCTTCTATTCTGAGGAATAGATGAAATTTTTATATCACTACAAAAACCTGCTTTCCCTGGTTCTCTCTTTCGTGTCATGTAGCTCTACTGCTTCGGGCTTAGACCCGATGGACAGATCACTCGCAGAGCATCTGAAATGGGATCATTTATGAACAAGTTATCAAGCAAGAAGAGCGGAAAAGGAGAGAACAAATGGAGCTTTATACAAACCCGGATTTTGCAGCAGCTTCTTGATCATCATGTATACCATTCAAGTTTTCAGTCACGCCTAGCTCTTGGATATTAAATCTCCTAGACTGTCTTCTCAAAGAAACCCTGAGAAATATGAAAATCGCAATTTTAGCAACCTTCAAAAGGGCACTCTACTTATAAACATGGCCTAACGCTTATTGCAGACCTCCTGGTCATATTGGTTGTCTGTGCTGACTCTCCTGGTCTGCCAATTATATCCAATACTTCGGAATTGGCGGGACTCGACCTTCCAGAAACTCTGCTCTAAGGAAAAAAGACAAATCCAGAATGACAAGTTTGTACAAGACAGTGGATGTAACAAAAAGCAGACTTAGCAAGAGAGAAACTGGACCTTTTGTTGTTGGCTTTGTCATTTATTTGCAATGAGTTACAGTCAGAACTCTCTGAAGCTTAAAACAGAACGGTGATAAGGTAAAGGTGTTTAGAGTTTCCAATGCTCCACAA
The Brassica napus cultivar Da-Ae chromosome A1, Da-Ae, whole genome shotgun sequence DNA segment above includes these coding regions:
- the LOC111200831 gene encoding S-protein homolog 8: MFRLTIILILLSVYTEQASGGSFFLYNQVRHGVLMKVHCKSGDSDRGWHVRKYGGFYGFDFKDHILDKTLYWCNVWSGPNFSRNASFVAYESKLYKHRNNWIRWSIRGDGIYESINGATPWKFKYHWYGTPL
- the LOC106351144 gene encoding SHUGOSHIN 1 isoform X2, with the protein product MVRTRTTVLKVADHSVEGVSTNKAKGEKMIQDPPMNSAQRRTLGDITNLPNQKVMLMNHGANQQQQSLSLSSKEYAEKLQKENMRLMKALTERNAIIERTGSELQKYRVNLQMVQTQNLQLSQTNTRILAEIRTSKDQLKALQHELSCKNGVLMARKLPLEPQKLPCTHHDASEDKDRANASRGASGVFHPNGEDHKTASESSDCNSLQINDKANNKRVSGRSSPANSEVLDIIGRPGESAQTTNMTRRVSLRRQSRRFNIQELGVTENLNGIHDDQEAAAKSGCSASDLSIGSKPEAVELHDTKERTRESRVSSRRQSTEVTSQRDIKVSTDPPLPDGIVEESSQVSSSVSTELKRESKNKPTGDEAEEMRETYAGRPSRQAAGKIKSYKEVSLKDKMRRDF
- the LOC106351144 gene encoding SHUGOSHIN 1 isoform X3, which encodes MVRTRTTVLKVADHSVEGVSTNKAKGEKMIQDPPMNSAQRRTLGDITNLPNQKVMLMNHGANQQQQSLSLSSKEYAEKLQKENMRLMKALTERNAIIERTGSELQKYRVNLQMVQTQNLQLSQTNTRILAEIRTSKDQLKALQHELSCKNGVLMARKLPLEPQKLPCTHHDASEDKDRANASRGASGVFHPNGEDHKTESSDCNSLQINDKANNKRVSGRSSPANSEVLDIIGRPGESAQTTNMTRRVSLRRQSRRFNIQELGVTENLNGIHDDQEAAAKSGCSASDLSIGSKPEAVELHDTKERTRESRRVSSRRQSTEVTSQRDIKVSTDPPLPDGIVEESSQVSSSVSTELKRESKNKPTGDEAEEMRETYAGRPSRQAAGKIKSYKEVSLKDKMRRDF
- the LOC106351144 gene encoding SHUGOSHIN 1 isoform X1 — encoded protein: MVRTRTTVLKVADHSVEGVSTNKAKGEKMIQDPPMNSAQRRTLGDITNLPNQKVMLMNHGANQQQQSLSLSSKEYAEKLQKENMRLMKALTERNAIIERTGSELQKYRVNLQMVQTQNLQLSQTNTRILAEIRTSKDQLKALQHELSCKNGVLMARKLPLEPQKLPCTHHDASEDKDRANASRGASGVFHPNGEDHKTASESSDCNSLQINDKANNKRVSGRSSPANSEVLDIIGRPGESAQTTNMTRRVSLRRQSRRFNIQELGVTENLNGIHDDQEAAAKSGCSASDLSIGSKPEAVELHDTKERTRESRRVSSRRQSTEVTSQRDIKVSTDPPLPDGIVEESSQVSSSVSTELKRESKNKPTGDEAEEMRETYAGRPSRQAAGKIKSYKEVSLKDKMRRDF